GTACTCTTCCATTTGATCTTTGTTTTATACAGCACACCATAGTTTCCGGCATTCTTGGCAAATTCTTTTTTCGCACCAATCGTTCCCGTGATCCATGGATCGTCCTGCCCGTCGGCCACAATCAGCTGCACTGCTCCTTTTTTGGTATCGAGCGTATCCGTCGGATTAATCCGATAATTAGAAATCGGAAAAATACCGCGACCAGCGTTTGCGTGACTATGAGGAATCAAGGTCTTGATCCGCGGAAACACTTTTGGCCCAGACTCATCTGGAGCAAATTGAATGACAGCGATCTGCGCCGGCTGGTCAACCACAAACTCATAAAATCCATGGACAAGTTCATCGTATTGGACCAGCTGTTTTTCCAGTTTTTCATCGATAGCCATTACTTCTCCTGGTTTAAGCACTTTCACCTGATTGTTTACAGCAGATAAAAAGTAGTCCTCAAGCCCCTTCTTTCCAATTTCAAAATAGTTTGAACTCGGTTTTTGTGAAGCATACTTCAGCATGCGAAAATGCATATTTTCATGGCCTAGATTTTTAATGACCGCTGAAATCTTACGCGGCATTTTTTGTGGTTCTTTAACACCATTGACGTTATAGACATACAACCTAACAGCCCCAGGGTCAACCGTCTCCTGTAATGCAATAGCCTCAGGAACACGAATATACTCGGGATCATCAGATATGATATACTGCGGTCCCGGTAATACGGTCTTTGTGTAAGGCAACTTAGGAAAGTCCGTTTTTAAAAAATTCTCCAACAGGACGATATCGCCTTTATTTGCGCTGACAATCTTTTTGGACACGCTACTTAAATCATTTTTTTGTGCAAATCCAACTTTACACGAAACTAAACCTAACATCAACAATAAGCTTGTTTTGATGTGCTTGTTCATAATTTTATTTTTTTACGAATGAATACAATGTTCCTCCACTGCAACACAAGCTGCATGAAGGAACGATTATTTTAATTTGAATCGGCA
The Sphingobacterium multivorum genome window above contains:
- a CDS encoding copper amine oxidase is translated as MNKHIKTSLLLMLGLVSCKVGFAQKNDLSSVSKKIVSANKGDIVLLENFLKTDFPKLPYTKTVLPGPQYIISDDPEYIRVPEAIALQETVDPGAVRLYVYNVNGVKEPQKMPRKISAVIKNLGHENMHFRMLKYASQKPSSNYFEIGKKGLEDYFLSAVNNQVKVLKPGEVMAIDEKLEKQLVQYDELVHGFYEFVVDQPAQIAVIQFAPDESGPKVFPRIKTLIPHSHANAGRGIFPISNYRINPTDTLDTKKGAVQLIVADGQDDPWITGTIGAKKEFAKNAGNYGVLYKTKIKWKSTDGKGLALVSWNSRSGDNQWCGGMGLTMELVGKDGQKTVMQYPKNALITKGYPEAILIETYWPDPKKEIQEIEFTYSPPGASCLPTPLIFVPIDPKK